Proteins encoded together in one Prunus dulcis chromosome 3, ALMONDv2, whole genome shotgun sequence window:
- the LOC117622795 gene encoding stress-induced protein KIN2-like yields MADNSQKMSYHAGEAKGQAQEKASGMMDKANNAAQSTKETMQDVGQNVQAKAQGAADAVKNATGMNK; encoded by the exons atggCTGACAACTCTCAGAAGATGAGCTACCACGCTGGTGAGGCCAAGGGCCAAGCTCAG GAGAAGGCTAGTGGGATGATGGATAAGGCTAACAATGCAGCCCAATCTACCAAGGAGACAATGCAAGATGTTGGTCAGAATGTGCAGGCGAAGGCTCAAGGAGCTGCTGATGCAGTCAAGAATGCAACTGGCATGAACAAATGA
- the LOC117623424 gene encoding late embryogenesis abundant protein 14-like has protein sequence MADNSQKMSYHVGEAKGQAQEKVGGMMDKANNAAQSTKETMQDVGQNVQAKAPGAADAVKNATGMNK, from the exons atggCTGACAACTCTCAAAAGATGAGCTACCATGTTGGAGAGGCCAAGGGCCAAGCTCAG GAAAAGGTCGGTGGGATGATGGATAAGGCTAACAATGCAGCCCAATCTACCAAGGAGACAATGCAAGATGTTGGTCAGAATGTGCAGGCGAAGGCTCCAGGAGCTGCTGATGCAGTCAAGAATGCCACTGGCATGAACAAATGA
- the LOC117622431 gene encoding stress-induced protein KIN2-like: MADNSQKMSYHAGEAKGQAQEKAGGMMDKANNAAQSTKETMQDVGQNVQAKAQGAADAVKNATGMNK, encoded by the exons atggctGACAACTCTCAGAAGATGAGCTACCACGCTGGAGAGGCCAAGGGCCAAGCTCAG GAGAAGGCCGGTGGGATGATGGATAAGGCTAACAATGCAGCCCAGTCTACCAAGGAGACAATGCAAGATGTTGGTCAGAATGTGCAGGCGAAGGCTCAAGGAGCTGCTGACGCAGTCAAGAATGCCACTGGCATGAACAAATGA
- the LOC117623425 gene encoding stress-induced protein KIN2-like, producing MADNSQKMSYHAGEAKGQAQEKASGMMDKANNAAQSTKETMQNVGQNVQAKAQGAADTVKNATGMNK from the exons atggCTGACAACTCTCAGAAGATGAGCTACCACGCTGGAGAGGCCAAAGGCCAAGCTCAG GAGAAGGCCAGTGGGATGATGGATAAGGCTAACAATGCAGCCCAGTCTACCAAGGAGACAATGCAAAATGTTGGTCAGAATGTGCAGGCGAAGGCTCAAGGAGCTGCTGATACAGTCAAGAATGCCACTGGCATGAACAAATGA
- the LOC117623422 gene encoding stress-induced protein KIN2-like, with protein MADNSQKMSYHAGEAKGQAQEKAGGMMDKANNAAQSTKETMQDVGQNVQAKAQGAADAVKNATGMNK; from the exons atggCTGACAACTCTCAAAAGATGAGTTACCATGCTGGAGAGGCCAAGGGCCAAGCTCAG GAAAAGGCCGGTGGGATGATGGATAAGGCTAACAATGCAGCCCAATCTACCAAGGAGACAATGCAAGATGTTGGTCAAAATGTGCAGGCAAAGGCTCAAGGAGCAGCTGATGCAGTCAAGAATGCCACTGGCATGAACAAATGA
- the LOC117623421 gene encoding late embryogenesis abundant protein 14-like has product MADNSQKMSYHVGEAKGQAQEKAGGMMDKANNAAQSTKETMQDVGQNVQAKAQGAADAVKNATGMNK; this is encoded by the exons atggCTGACAACTCTCAAAAGATGAGCTACCATGTTGGAGAGGCCAAGGGTCAAGCTCAA GAGAAGGCCGGTGGGATGATGGATAAGGCTAACAATGCAGCCCAATCTACCAAGGAGACAATGCAAGATGTTGGTCAAAATGTGCAGGCGAAGGCTCAAGGGGCTGCTGATGCAGTCAAGAATGCCACTGGCATGAACAAATGA